The Winogradskyella schleiferi genome has a window encoding:
- a CDS encoding DUF4194 domain-containing protein, whose protein sequence is MSLIEKIQPYSKAVVRLLKGTVNKKDSTWEDTLLYKKEIAEYISVIGLELIIQEEDGYAFVKQFIIDEDDNTLGLVSRRAIGFEVSVVLVILRQMLEEFENNPIEIQGTIKYILKEDLKAEIERFLPQKYNTVQFLKDLDSHINKIIDLRYLKEVSENDEEPKYIIHKIIKDKVSLDILNDFKNQLEAYVESI, encoded by the coding sequence ATGAGTTTAATAGAAAAAATACAGCCTTATTCCAAAGCAGTTGTGAGACTTCTGAAAGGCACGGTAAATAAAAAGGATAGTACCTGGGAAGATACATTACTTTATAAAAAAGAGATTGCTGAATATATTAGTGTAATAGGTTTAGAATTAATCATTCAAGAAGAAGATGGTTATGCATTTGTCAAGCAGTTCATAATAGATGAAGATGATAATACTTTAGGCTTAGTAAGCAGACGAGCTATAGGTTTTGAAGTTTCAGTTGTGTTGGTCATACTTCGACAAATGCTCGAAGAATTTGAAAACAATCCTATTGAAATTCAAGGGACAATTAAATACATTCTTAAGGAAGATCTTAAGGCTGAAATAGAACGCTTCTTACCTCAAAAATATAACACGGTTCAGTTTTTAAAAGACCTAGATTCTCATATTAATAAAATTATAGATTTGCGTTATTTAAAAGAGGTAAGCGAGAACGACGAAGAACCAAAATACATTATTCATAAAATCATTAAAGACAAGGTTTCTCTTGACATATTAAATGATTTCAAAAATCAATTAGAAGCCTATGTCGAGTCTATTTAG
- a CDS encoding DUF3375 domain-containing protein: protein MFEIEDIKNILKDSPSINLLKLRKLDVVVAFLYTAFSQDRSSILSDDFHRRLEDYLDHFEVDFDEESDIQQTFDTNEVKAKRSIKKWTDSGFLSNYYNENGDIVYQLSPYTIKTLNWIETLKKKDFIGAESKFKDIFNQLQELVEHTDEDVNKRIKNLERKKAELDEQIQDLKMGKEVEILEDFQIIPRFERLNTTARELLSDFKEVEDNFKKITNEIYQKHLDKSLSKSDVLDFTFDALDKLKESHQGKSFYAFWEFLMDRSLQDQWKELTEELYSKLDEKGIKNDDTFLKGIKRYLFKSGKRVYEANDKMAEKLSRIIREGNAVDKVLVKNLIQDIKKSLSIISQDRISPDLSMQLETGIDFNVPFERRLTYEKKENHVYQVKPERADNDFTQADDFKDVVTRKTINKKKLKSNIKSILINKNQTTLIEVINETGGISEGLPELFGYFEVLQDFTHEFNDKQLDTVFFDKKQSKSIQIPEIIIIK from the coding sequence ATGTTTGAAATAGAAGACATTAAAAATATATTAAAAGATTCGCCGAGCATAAACTTACTTAAGTTAAGAAAGTTAGATGTGGTCGTAGCGTTTTTATATACTGCATTTAGTCAAGATAGAAGTTCTATACTTTCTGATGATTTTCATAGAAGGCTTGAAGATTACTTAGATCATTTTGAAGTTGATTTCGATGAAGAAAGTGACATACAACAAACATTTGATACTAATGAAGTAAAGGCTAAGAGGTCTATCAAAAAATGGACTGATAGCGGGTTTTTAAGTAATTATTATAACGAGAATGGAGATATAGTGTATCAATTATCTCCTTACACCATTAAAACCCTAAACTGGATAGAAACGCTTAAGAAGAAAGATTTTATAGGTGCCGAATCTAAATTTAAAGACATCTTCAATCAACTACAAGAACTAGTTGAGCATACAGATGAAGACGTAAATAAGAGAATTAAGAATCTAGAACGAAAAAAAGCAGAACTTGATGAGCAGATTCAGGATCTAAAAATGGGTAAGGAAGTAGAAATCCTTGAAGATTTCCAGATTATACCAAGATTTGAAAGACTCAACACAACAGCAAGAGAGTTACTTTCAGATTTTAAAGAAGTAGAAGATAACTTCAAAAAAATCACAAATGAAATTTATCAAAAACACCTCGATAAATCTTTATCAAAGAGCGATGTCTTAGATTTTACTTTTGATGCACTTGATAAACTAAAAGAAAGTCATCAAGGAAAAAGTTTCTATGCATTTTGGGAGTTTTTAATGGATCGTTCGCTTCAAGATCAATGGAAAGAACTTACAGAAGAACTTTACAGTAAACTAGATGAAAAAGGGATAAAGAATGATGATACTTTTCTAAAAGGGATAAAACGATATCTTTTTAAATCAGGCAAAAGGGTTTATGAAGCCAATGATAAAATGGCTGAGAAGCTAAGTAGAATAATAAGAGAAGGGAATGCAGTTGACAAAGTATTAGTCAAAAATCTTATTCAAGATATCAAGAAGAGTTTATCCATAATAAGTCAAGATAGAATTAGTCCAGACCTATCTATGCAACTTGAAACTGGAATAGATTTTAATGTTCCATTTGAACGAAGACTAACTTACGAAAAGAAAGAAAATCACGTATATCAAGTTAAACCTGAGCGAGCAGATAATGACTTTACCCAAGCTGATGACTTTAAAGATGTTGTCACTCGAAAAACAATAAACAAAAAGAAGCTCAAGTCTAATATTAAAAGTATTTTGATTAATAAAAATCAAACAACACTAATAGAAGTAATTAACGAAACTGGTGGTATTTCTGAAGGCTTACCAGAACTCTTTGGTTACTTTGAAGTTTTGCAAGATTTTACCCACGAGTTTAATGATAAGCAGTTAGATACCGTATTCTTTGATAAGAAGCAGAGTAAATCAATACAAATACCAGAAATTATAATAATAAAATGA
- a CDS encoding ATP-binding protein: MEVLNWGTFDENVFRIDPKGNNSLLTGANGSGKTTFIDALLTLIVPLKNSRFYNQSSGVEKKGDRTELSYVLGHYGDIQKDGELSTTTQSLRDKSCYSILLANFENTDGKSITLFQVRWFSGNEMKRTFGLAYQPLEIEKDFTLFDGGGVWKKLLETKYNQNSTRRKIEFFEGPTKYAERITKLFGMRSVKALNLFNQLVGIKVLGDLDAFIRNEMLEFKDAEDEYKALEESFVTLMDAKNNIEKAKEQIEQLEPINKLADQLDAEKEDLKKLEFNRDTALYWFAEKGKELSGLEKNRLNGIIEASNARIKVLKTDEGSLRDKISTVKTQIENDEVGKQIEDLKTERAQVDADTTNRKTRLETYNVTASSTGLAKDPSKKIFQESFEKAGKEIKSIDLKLPSERQRFYSIESEITEKGKKIIEGVETVKSLINNGNNITGRVSEIRDELIKAIGATKEDIPFVGELIAIKESETAWELAIEKALHSFGLKLLVPDEYYDAVNEYVNKTRLNGRISYERIRSSFSIKALSPQVFDDNYLVSKLDFKTTSQYQEWVEQNVTSRFNFLCTDDMSAFAKAEKAVTTKGLTKFGKGRHEKDDRKFSLSKERYVLGWDNSSKISYWKNQVQELRKNKESLESQYNVIEINIQELDTQKDNLNDLIKLFPSFDLIDWSTSAKKSEALKKRIENLKDSNDKIKALEEEKDILDSKLNSNTEERDKILIQIGKIEANVDDANKIYNENSILLESIPNHQIDISSFGITNSNLENISYSNFASNKESFQKENNLEISKLAESLNRLKKSLGDKMRAFKIPSEKIRERFPSWESEVSNLSLNVDLASAFQEKYISLTKDDLPKYKKRFDNYLEETLTNKVGEFNEFFGSWSEEIKENVSALNESLKKIDFETVPQTTYIQLIAKSKKNELINEFKEYLLQAIPNFKEMHSTVDGKRVHFENAIEPFIKKLRDFEWRSKVMDVRTWYEYKAEEFYKEDDSKKKTYEGMGQLSGGEKAQLTYTVLGSAIAYQFGLTKTGTESDSFRFIAIDEAFKAQDSKKANYLINLCKQLHLQLLVVTPSDNIDIVEDHISFVHFASRKNDRNSWLYDMTIEQFQEEREKYVTEEV, from the coding sequence ATGGAAGTTCTTAACTGGGGAACATTTGATGAGAATGTTTTTAGAATAGATCCAAAAGGAAACAATTCTTTGCTTACTGGCGCAAATGGTTCTGGTAAAACGACCTTTATAGATGCGCTACTAACATTAATAGTACCTCTTAAAAACAGTCGTTTTTATAATCAATCTTCCGGTGTAGAGAAAAAAGGCGATCGCACAGAACTTAGCTATGTTTTAGGTCACTACGGCGATATTCAGAAAGATGGAGAATTAAGTACTACTACTCAAAGTTTAAGAGATAAAAGTTGTTACTCAATACTGTTAGCTAATTTTGAAAATACGGATGGAAAGTCAATTACATTATTTCAGGTAAGATGGTTTTCAGGTAATGAGATGAAGCGAACCTTTGGACTGGCTTACCAACCTCTTGAAATTGAGAAAGATTTTACATTATTTGATGGTGGTGGAGTTTGGAAAAAATTGCTAGAAACTAAATATAATCAAAATAGTACAAGACGTAAAATTGAGTTTTTTGAAGGGCCAACTAAATACGCAGAGCGTATCACCAAATTATTTGGAATGCGCTCTGTAAAAGCATTAAACCTTTTCAATCAACTAGTAGGAATAAAAGTATTAGGAGATCTTGATGCATTTATTAGAAATGAAATGTTAGAGTTTAAGGACGCAGAAGATGAATACAAGGCTTTAGAAGAGAGCTTCGTTACCTTAATGGACGCAAAGAACAATATTGAAAAGGCTAAAGAACAAATTGAACAATTAGAACCAATTAACAAGTTAGCAGATCAATTAGATGCCGAGAAAGAAGACTTAAAAAAACTAGAATTCAATAGAGATACTGCTCTTTATTGGTTTGCTGAAAAAGGTAAAGAACTTTCTGGTCTAGAGAAAAATCGATTAAACGGTATAATAGAGGCCAGCAATGCTAGAATTAAAGTTTTAAAAACAGATGAAGGCAGTCTAAGAGACAAAATCTCTACAGTAAAGACTCAAATAGAGAATGATGAAGTAGGGAAACAAATTGAAGATTTAAAAACAGAAAGAGCTCAAGTTGATGCAGACACGACAAATAGAAAAACTAGATTAGAGACATACAACGTAACTGCCTCTTCTACAGGTTTAGCTAAAGATCCTTCAAAAAAAATATTCCAAGAATCTTTTGAAAAAGCAGGCAAAGAAATTAAATCGATTGATTTAAAACTCCCTAGTGAAAGGCAGAGATTCTATAGCATAGAGTCTGAAATTACTGAAAAAGGTAAAAAAATAATTGAAGGAGTTGAAACTGTAAAAAGTTTAATTAATAACGGAAATAACATTACTGGTAGAGTTTCAGAGATACGAGATGAATTGATTAAAGCGATTGGCGCGACAAAAGAAGACATCCCTTTTGTTGGAGAATTAATTGCTATTAAAGAGTCCGAAACAGCTTGGGAACTAGCTATTGAAAAAGCATTGCATAGTTTTGGATTGAAACTGTTAGTGCCTGACGAGTACTATGATGCTGTTAATGAATATGTCAATAAAACACGATTGAATGGGAGAATATCTTATGAGCGTATTAGATCTTCTTTTTCTATAAAGGCACTTTCTCCACAAGTCTTCGATGACAATTACCTAGTAAGTAAACTGGATTTTAAAACCACAAGTCAATACCAAGAATGGGTAGAACAAAATGTTACATCACGATTTAATTTCCTTTGTACAGATGATATGTCTGCTTTCGCGAAAGCAGAAAAAGCAGTTACAACTAAAGGATTAACAAAATTTGGTAAAGGTAGACACGAAAAAGACGATAGAAAGTTCTCGCTTTCTAAGGAACGTTATGTGCTTGGATGGGATAATTCTTCTAAAATTAGTTATTGGAAAAATCAAGTCCAAGAACTTAGAAAAAACAAAGAATCCTTGGAATCTCAATACAATGTAATTGAGATTAATATACAAGAACTAGATACCCAAAAAGACAACTTAAATGATTTAATAAAGTTGTTTCCTTCATTTGATTTAATAGACTGGAGTACATCTGCTAAAAAATCTGAAGCTCTTAAAAAACGAATTGAGAATTTAAAAGATTCCAACGATAAAATAAAAGCGCTGGAAGAAGAAAAGGATATTCTTGATAGTAAGTTAAACTCTAATACAGAAGAACGTGACAAAATATTAATTCAAATTGGTAAAATTGAAGCTAATGTTGATGATGCCAACAAAATATATAACGAAAATTCCATATTATTAGAGTCAATACCCAATCATCAGATAGACATATCTAGTTTCGGAATAACTAATAGTAATTTAGAAAATATTTCATATTCCAATTTCGCATCAAATAAAGAGTCTTTTCAAAAAGAAAATAATCTTGAAATTTCAAAATTAGCAGAATCACTGAATAGACTCAAAAAGTCATTAGGAGATAAAATGAGGGCTTTTAAAATCCCATCAGAAAAGATAAGAGAACGATTCCCTTCTTGGGAATCAGAGGTGAGTAATTTGAGCTTAAACGTTGATTTAGCATCCGCTTTTCAAGAAAAATACATTTCATTAACCAAAGACGATCTGCCTAAGTACAAAAAGCGCTTTGATAATTATCTGGAAGAGACATTGACAAATAAAGTTGGAGAGTTTAATGAGTTCTTTGGTTCTTGGTCTGAAGAAATCAAGGAAAACGTATCAGCCTTAAATGAATCTTTAAAGAAAATTGATTTTGAGACTGTACCACAAACGACATACATCCAGTTAATTGCTAAATCTAAAAAGAATGAATTAATAAATGAATTCAAAGAATACCTATTACAAGCTATTCCAAATTTCAAAGAAATGCACAGTACAGTTGATGGTAAACGTGTTCATTTTGAAAATGCAATTGAACCATTTATTAAAAAGCTTCGTGATTTTGAATGGAGAAGTAAAGTAATGGATGTACGTACTTGGTATGAATACAAGGCAGAAGAGTTCTACAAGGAAGATGATTCAAAAAAGAAGACCTATGAAGGTATGGGACAACTCTCTGGAGGAGAAAAAGCGCAGTTAACTTATACTGTATTAGGATCTGCAATTGCATACCAGTTCGGCTTAACAAAAACAGGAACGGAAAGCGATTCTTTTAGATTTATCGCTATTGATGAAGCATTCAAAGCACAAGATAGTAAGAAGGCAAATTATCTAATTAACCTTTGTAAACAGTTACATCTTCAACTACTTGTTGTTACTCCTAGTGATAATATTGATATTGTTGAAGACCATATCTCATTCGTGCATTTTGCATCAAGAAAAAATGATCGCAATAGTTGGTTATATGATATGACTATAGAACAATTTCAAGAAGAACGTGAAAAATATGTTACTGAAGAAGTATGA
- a CDS encoding Wadjet anti-phage system protein JetD domain-containing protein, whose product MIAPEEIYKKANKKYISYLQSKKNRDVFFPLIIPGNKIPSKNTSGYSEEIKRLYLDSKEKKGYGYEIVYTQKRKKGLGLQSLPSQFVFDNELDYLQYLHKEKEVIQFDNACEVTFKTFPKLKEVIFNKPAILLNNLDKWGDLLKVCTYFKNNPQPNLYIRELPIKVHTKFVEKNQFVLTTLLETILNPEDISSEKRFEKKFGLKYSEPLVRFKILDQNIADISFSGVSDLALPLSHFNQLNLNISKVIIVENKTSLYTTLTLPDMTNTIAVFGQGFGVSNLKNIEWLKTKEVLYWGDFDAHGFEILSQVRGYYPQTKSVLMDENTFNKFFENDKGAGSKVSQLDNLTEAESKLHRFLLENNYRLEQEKIPNDYVIKHFIL is encoded by the coding sequence ATGATTGCACCAGAAGAAATTTATAAAAAAGCCAATAAAAAATACATCTCTTACTTACAAAGTAAAAAAAATAGAGATGTATTTTTCCCATTGATTATACCAGGAAATAAAATACCTAGCAAAAACACTTCAGGTTATAGTGAAGAGATTAAAAGACTCTATCTCGATTCAAAAGAGAAAAAGGGATATGGTTATGAGATTGTCTATACGCAAAAACGAAAAAAAGGTTTAGGTCTGCAAAGTCTTCCCTCACAATTTGTTTTCGACAATGAGCTCGATTATCTACAATACCTTCATAAAGAAAAGGAAGTTATCCAATTTGATAATGCTTGTGAAGTCACTTTCAAAACTTTCCCAAAACTGAAAGAAGTGATTTTTAATAAGCCAGCTATTTTATTGAATAACCTGGATAAGTGGGGAGATCTATTAAAAGTATGTACATATTTTAAAAACAATCCTCAACCTAATTTGTACATAAGAGAATTACCAATTAAGGTGCATACCAAGTTTGTAGAAAAGAATCAATTCGTTTTAACTACACTTCTTGAAACTATTTTAAATCCAGAAGATATTTCATCAGAAAAAAGATTTGAAAAAAAGTTTGGTCTAAAATATTCAGAACCACTAGTTCGATTTAAAATACTCGATCAAAACATAGCAGATATTTCGTTTTCGGGAGTCAGTGATTTAGCATTACCACTAAGTCATTTTAATCAGCTCAACCTTAATATTTCAAAAGTAATTATTGTTGAAAATAAGACATCCCTTTACACGACGTTAACTCTTCCAGATATGACTAATACCATAGCTGTTTTTGGTCAAGGATTTGGGGTATCTAATCTTAAAAACATAGAATGGCTCAAAACTAAAGAGGTGCTTTATTGGGGAGATTTCGACGCTCACGGTTTTGAAATTCTATCTCAAGTAAGAGGATATTATCCTCAAACAAAAAGCGTACTAATGGATGAAAACACCTTTAATAAGTTCTTTGAGAATGACAAAGGTGCTGGATCTAAAGTGTCTCAATTAGATAATCTCACGGAAGCTGAAAGTAAATTGCATAGATTCTTATTGGAGAATAATTATAGGCTTGAGCAGGAGAAGATTCCTAATGACTATGTTATCAAGCACTTTATTTTATAG